TAAGGGAGTTCATAGTTGATAACGTGCGTTACACCTTCAAGGTCAATCCCTCTTGAAGCAATGTCTGAAGATACGATAAAACGGTACTTCAAGTTTCTTACTTGATCTAGTATTTGTTTACGTTCTTTGACTTTGGTCTCTCCTGAGATTTTAACTGCGCTATACCCTGATTCTGTAAGCAGGTTATAGACGTGATCGATGGTTTCTCTTTTTGAGACAAAAACCATTCCGATGTATGGGTTTATCTTACTAATGATATCTAGAAAATCTTTGTCTTTATTTTCCATTTTGGTCATAATTAATCCATGGGTAATATTCAGTACAGATGGGTCCTTAAGATCAATTCGGTAAGACTGTCCAAAGTATCTAGTAATAAACTTATCTAAACCATCTGGAAGGGTTGCTGAAAACATCCATAAGTGAGAGGCCTTGACTGAGTAGAATACTTTATCTAAAGTTGTGATAAAGTCTAGATCTAACATCATATCCGCTTCATCTAAGACAAAATAGTTGGCAGTATGGATTTTTAATTTATTCTCTTTAATCGCATAATCTTCAAGTTTCCCTGGCGTAGCGATAACCAGTTGAGGTTGTCTTTTAGTTAGTTGATCCAGTTCTCTTAGGCGGTCTTTACCAGAGACATAAGCTTTGATATCCACTTCTAAACCTAAGGTTTTAGCCATCTTTTCTACTTGGATGACTAAGTCATTGGTTGGGACACAAACGACTGCCTGAACGGCCTTTAAATTAGGATCTATCTCATTCATGATTGGCAACAAATACGCATGGGTCTTCCCCGTGCCGGTTGGAGCCAATCCAATAATGTGTTCGTGTTTCAAATAGGCATCAAACATACTTTTTTGAATCGGTGTAAACGTATGATACCCTAGTTTTTCAATTGCATTTTTTATTTCTTGTTTAAACATAAAATCACCTTCTTTTAATTATATCAAAATAAGACTATTTTTCCTAACATTCGCATTTATGAATTGTTCTTGTTATAATAGATTTGGTGATAATATGGAAGTTTATGACTTAAGACCTAGAGGCTATTGCCATGGCGTAGCTAAAGCGCTAAGCATGGTAAAAAAAGCATCCCTAGACGAATCAATCCCAAAGCCTATTTACGTGCTGGGGTTAATCGTTCACAATAAAAAAATAACTGAAGCGTTTAAATCACTTGGCGTCATCAGTTTAGATACCCCTAACAAGACGCGTTTAGAGTTGCTTGATTTAGTAGATCAAGGTACTGTGATTATGACCGCTCATGGTGTGTCCGATGGTGTAAAAGAGAAAGCACTAAATAAGTCACTCAACGTTATTGATGCGACTTGTAAGGATGTAACTAAAGTTCATGATGCTGTCAAGAATCATCTAAAAGAGGGTTACGAAATCGTATATATTGGTCATAAGAACCACCCTGAACCAGAAGGCGTATTAGGGATTAGTAAAGAGATTACTTTCTTAACAAACAAGACTGATGCGATGAACTATCAAATGAGAAACCCACACCATAAGTTATTTGTAACCAATCAAACTACCCTGTCTAGATATGACATCAATGTGGTCTTAGATGTATTAAGACTTAAATACCCTGACTTAATCTTTGATGATGACATTTGTGATGCAACTACTTTAAGACAAAAAGCAGTCATTGACCAACCTCAAGTTGAGTTATGTATTGTTGTGGGAGACACCTTATCATCCAATTCTAACAAGCTACAATTTGTTTCAGAACACGAGCGCAATATCAAATCATTCCGTGTTGAGGATATTTCTGAAATCAACCCAGAATGGTTTAAGGGCATAAAAAAAATCTCACTGACTAGTGGTGCTTCTACACCTACTGCTGTTACCAATGAGATACTAGGTTTCTTAAGACAATTCAATTATGAAGACAAATCCACTTGGGATACTACTTCAAAACTCACGTATTTGGATATTTTAGGCTAAAAAAATGGCACTTAAGCGAAAACTTAAGTGCCTTTATTTTTATGCATCATAGCTACTCATAATTTGAGCAGGTGTCTTTCTTAGTAATCCAAATACTGGCAATAGTCCAATTAATTGGTTCCCACCATATATTACTACTAGTGATAGAATTACGGTAATTGGTGTAAACTTGATGATATCACCATTAATCAATGCTTTGTTCATATTTGTGAAATAATAGAAACCAAATACGTATCCAATCGCAAATGAGACTGAGGTGATGATTAAGATTTCAATCACATAGCTCTTGAGGATGTCTATTCGTCTAACACCAAGTGCGCGATAAACAGAGATTTCAGAGACTCTTTCAAGCAATGATCCTCTCATTACGAAAAATAGACTTATCCACGTAATGCCTACGATAACTCCAATAAACACTGTAAAGATAATCGTTGTCATACGCATGCTTTCTTCATACTCCTTTTGGTTTTCAGGGAATAGATAGTAAGCATTAAATGTGCTTTCTGTTTCGTTTAAACTTTCTACAGATTTTTCAGGATTACTTGAATACACAATGATATTGGAGAATCTCATATCACTAGTATCATAGAAATCTTTTTGAAGTTCTTCAATGGTAGCTGTTGGCCCAAGATCACTTCTAGCTCTCAAGAAAGCCTCTTCTTGTATAATGAGTACTTCAAATCCTCTATTGGTAAATCCGACAATCTCAAAAGGTTTACCATTGACTAAAAGCGTTTTATTGAGCACCTCTTTATAATCGTTAATTCCAAAAGAGCGGGTAACTTGAGTAACTGAAGTATAATACCCTTCAAAAAGAACGACATCCATAAGGACTTCATTGGGTGACTCAATGTTTCTACCATAGACAATATCTTTATTAGAGACTGTATTTGCATACTCAATTGAGAGGAACATGTCTCGTTGAAAATCTCCTAATTGATAGACTTCTAAAAACTCAAACTTAAGTGGAACAGAATAATAAGCCGATCTAACGTGGATGGTATAAGGATCATCAAGAAGCTTTTTATATTTATCCCATGTATTAATGTTTTGGACCTCTACATAGTTTTCCGGATATGACTGATAAGGGTTAATCATTTCTGTATTTAATCTTGTTACTAGCCCTGAAGCAATCGTTAAAAGGAATCCCGCTAAGGCAAATCCAACAAACAACATTCGACGTTTTTTAGTTTGATTAAGGATTTTATTGAATGCGAGTTTAACTGCGTGCTTGACGGTAATGATAGGTTGACGCTTGTTACGCTTGGTCTCATCAATGATCGATTCAAAATCATAGTTTCCAAGGTCATTAACGGTTTCTTTTGAAACAGCCTTATAGTGTTCATCAATCAGTTTAACTGTTGTATTGCCATCTAAGATCTTTACATTCTTGTAGTTGTTATCACCTAAGTCGATGTATAAAGTTCCGTTTTTATAGACAAGTCTGACTTTAAACTTTTCACTTGGTTGATCCGAATAGAACTTATAGTCAATTTCATCTTGTTGGACTTCTACTTTGTTTAAATCTTTTAAGTAAATATCAGACTCATGTTTTAAATCCAGTGAGCCAGTTGCCTCATTTGTGCGGTCATTTACGACTTTACCATCGTACAATTCAATGACTCTATCGGCATAGAACTCTGCAATATCACGTTCATGTGTCACCAAGATAACCAGCTTAGTTTTAGAAATCTTCTTGATGATGTTCATGACTTCTACAGTATTTTTAGAGTCAAGGTTCCCCGTAGGTTCATCCGCGATGATGATGCTGGGATTTTTAGCTAAAGCTCTGGCGATGGCAACCCTTTGTTGTTGACCACCAGACAGTAATCCCGCTTTACGTTTTTTGAAGTTTTTCATACCTACCGATTCAAGTAAGTATTCCACACGTTTGTTGATTTCTTCTTTGTCGGTAATCCCAACCATATTTAGGACAAGTCTAATGTTTTCATAGATTGATAAGTGTTCCAACAACATATAGTTTTGGAAGATATACCCAATCTTCTCATTACGGATTTTATCCCATTTACCCATGTCATATCGATCTAATACTGCACCATCTAGTTCAATCTTACCGGACGCTCTATCTAGACCACCAATGACATTTAGAAGGGTTGTTTTACCTGAGCCTGATGGCCCAAACAACACCACTAACCCTGAATCTGGCAGTTCAATAGAAATGTCGTTCATGACATGAATTTCGTTTTTCTTACGCTTATTAAAATATTTATGTAAATTCGCTGTTTTTATCATGTCATCACCTACTCTGACTTAAGTGTGGTAATCACACTACGTCCAAATAATCTAATAGAGAACTTGCGGGCAATCATAAGAAGAATTACTAAGAATGCACCATAGATCAGGAGATACGATCTAAACTTCAAGTATTCTAATACTTTAAACTCTTCAATCTTGATATTCATAATCACTAATGGAATAAACATTAAGACAAACGCAATGGAAACATAAAGAACTTGTTCAAGCATTAGCATGCGTTTTAAGTCAATTTGGCTTGCTCCAATCGATCTAAAGATGACAAAGTCTTTCTTTCTCGATTGGATGATTGATTTCAAGACTAAGTTTAAAATGATGTAAATGAATATTGCTAATACCACAAAGACAAAATTAGTCATCGTAGTGAAACCTACTGCACTATAATTTGGTTGTGTTTTTGCTGAAGCTGGATGAAAAGTGATCAACGAGTCATCGATTTTGCTTCTCACACTGGCTAAATTATCTACATTATCTAAAACCAATGTAACTTGATACATGTCGTTATATCCAAAAAGTTTAATGAACGTATCAAAATTCATTCTACGCTCATGTGGAAGTGTTGGTTCATTGGCTACTTTAACTGTTGCTACACGAGGTTCTTTTTCAAATGCTCGTTTAGTTAAACCAATTTCTAGGAGTGTGTCTTTAAGGGCGCTGTAATCAGGTTCTTGATCCTGATAAATGTATGAGGCAAGTGAGTAAAATGCTGATTCTCCCAAAAATACATAGTCATCTTCGATCGAATTATCAATCCAATAACTAAAAATATAGTCTCTATCTATCTGATAATTATCATAGGTAAGATTAAAAGAGTCATATTTCGATAAGATCGGTATCATGTTATTGGGATTAAATAGGTTTGTTAAAGACTGGTTTAGGAATGAATCATGAACGATAACATTTCCGTTGCCGGTTAATTTTGCCACCCCTGAAACCGTCATTTTATATTTTCCATAGACTTCGAAGTTACTTCCGTACAATAGATTCCTTGTAATCAATTCAATTTCTGTTCCAATTGGGTAAGCCATCGCTAACCATTCTGATACAACGATTGTCTTATCATCCGTAGGCAAAGTGCCATCAGCAAGCATGGACTCTCTAGCAGCACTCACAGGCAATGCCTTGACTGAATTACTGTAGAATGAGTCGCTATCTCCAGCTGTTTTGATCTCAAAATCAATATCATTCAAATAATCGTTATGAATGACTGATTTAACTCCGGTGATATTATATAGTTCGTCTATTTCTGCTTGAGTAATTTTTGAGTTATCCTTTTTCTTAACGATCAAGCGTTCTTTGTAGTTATTGTTAAATATTCTATTATATGTATAACCACCATCAGCCCCCCCACCCGCTAAAAACTCGGGGATGAAATTATTCAGCGATAAAAGGCTTGCCGAACTTACTAATGCAAATAGAAGCGTAATGAATAAGAGAATGCTTTTCTTTGGCATTCTAAAAATCGAGATAAAAGCTAGCTTTAACACATCTAATAAGGCAAGATTGACGGTTGGTTTTGGCTCGTAAGCACTAACCTCTTCTTTTGGCTTAATTGGTTTATCTTCAACAATCTCACCATCGGATAATCTAATCTTTCTAGTAACATAAGGTTCTGCTTGTTCATAGTTATGTGTTACAACCACCACGAGTTTATCCTTAGACACTTCTTTAAGGAGTGCCATAATCATTAACCCTGTTTTGGAATCTAAGTTCCCGGTTGGTTCATCGGCAACAATAATAGGACAGTCTTTAGCAAGAGCTCTTGCAATAACGGCTCTTTGTTTTTGACCACCTGATAACTTACTAGCTCTATGGTTCTTATGAGAAGTTAATCCCACTTTATCGATGAGTTCTAGTGCTCTAGCTTTACGTTTTTTAGGGTCATATCCTTGAATCATCAAGGCTGCCATTACGTTTTCTAACACTGTAAATGAATCGATAATATTATAATTTTGGAATACAAATCCAATATATTGTTTACGGTATTGCTCCTGTTCTTCAATGCTAAAATAAGAGGTCTCTTCGCCATTAACGAACATTTCCCCTTCATCGTATTTATCTAAACCCGAAATCACATTAAGAAGCGTAGATTTACCACTACCGGACTCCCCAGTAATCGCAACAAACTCTCCAAGTTTTAGTTCAAGACTAACTTTTCTTAATCCTAAAACTACGTTTGCATCGGAGTTATAGTATTTCGAAATTCCTTCTAACTTTATCATTTTGCGTTCACCTCATTATTTCTATAATATACAAATGTCAACTATTTATCAAGGTTTTTTAATGGTATTTTTCCCAAATTTTGAATTAATGGCTTCTATCGTA
This is a stretch of genomic DNA from Paracholeplasma morum. It encodes these proteins:
- the ispH gene encoding 4-hydroxy-3-methylbut-2-enyl diphosphate reductase; the protein is MEVYDLRPRGYCHGVAKALSMVKKASLDESIPKPIYVLGLIVHNKKITEAFKSLGVISLDTPNKTRLELLDLVDQGTVIMTAHGVSDGVKEKALNKSLNVIDATCKDVTKVHDAVKNHLKEGYEIVYIGHKNHPEPEGVLGISKEITFLTNKTDAMNYQMRNPHHKLFVTNQTTLSRYDINVVLDVLRLKYPDLIFDDDICDATTLRQKAVIDQPQVELCIVVGDTLSSNSNKLQFVSEHERNIKSFRVEDISEINPEWFKGIKKISLTSGASTPTAVTNEILGFLRQFNYEDKSTWDTTSKLTYLDILG
- a CDS encoding DEAD/DEAH box helicase; the encoded protein is MFKQEIKNAIEKLGYHTFTPIQKSMFDAYLKHEHIIGLAPTGTGKTHAYLLPIMNEIDPNLKAVQAVVCVPTNDLVIQVEKMAKTLGLEVDIKAYVSGKDRLRELDQLTKRQPQLVIATPGKLEDYAIKENKLKIHTANYFVLDEADMMLDLDFITTLDKVFYSVKASHLWMFSATLPDGLDKFITRYFGQSYRIDLKDPSVLNITHGLIMTKMENKDKDFLDIISKINPYIGMVFVSKRETIDHVYNLLTESGYSAVKISGETKVKERKQILDQVRNLKYRFIVSSDIASRGIDLEGVTHVINYELPYQLEFYIHRSGRTGRANRSGIVYTLYTNEQARKIESIEKKGIRFKKFQLTKDDIVEIIKKPKGLSEEELDAIKKIKKPTKVAPNYKKKNAEKIKKAKRIARYGGK
- a CDS encoding ABC transporter ATP-binding protein/permease; the encoded protein is MIKLEGISKYYNSDANVVLGLRKVSLELKLGEFVAITGESGSGKSTLLNVISGLDKYDEGEMFVNGEETSYFSIEEQEQYRKQYIGFVFQNYNIIDSFTVLENVMAALMIQGYDPKKRKARALELIDKVGLTSHKNHRASKLSGGQKQRAVIARALAKDCPIIVADEPTGNLDSKTGLMIMALLKEVSKDKLVVVVTHNYEQAEPYVTRKIRLSDGEIVEDKPIKPKEEVSAYEPKPTVNLALLDVLKLAFISIFRMPKKSILLFITLLFALVSSASLLSLNNFIPEFLAGGGADGGYTYNRIFNNNYKERLIVKKKDNSKITQAEIDELYNITGVKSVIHNDYLNDIDFEIKTAGDSDSFYSNSVKALPVSAARESMLADGTLPTDDKTIVVSEWLAMAYPIGTEIELITRNLLYGSNFEVYGKYKMTVSGVAKLTGNGNVIVHDSFLNQSLTNLFNPNNMIPILSKYDSFNLTYDNYQIDRDYIFSYWIDNSIEDDYVFLGESAFYSLASYIYQDQEPDYSALKDTLLEIGLTKRAFEKEPRVATVKVANEPTLPHERRMNFDTFIKLFGYNDMYQVTLVLDNVDNLASVRSKIDDSLITFHPASAKTQPNYSAVGFTTMTNFVFVVLAIFIYIILNLVLKSIIQSRKKDFVIFRSIGASQIDLKRMLMLEQVLYVSIAFVLMFIPLVIMNIKIEEFKVLEYLKFRSYLLIYGAFLVILLMIARKFSIRLFGRSVITTLKSE
- a CDS encoding ABC transporter ATP-binding protein/permease; translated protein: MIKTANLHKYFNKRKKNEIHVMNDISIELPDSGLVVLFGPSGSGKTTLLNVIGGLDRASGKIELDGAVLDRYDMGKWDKIRNEKIGYIFQNYMLLEHLSIYENIRLVLNMVGITDKEEINKRVEYLLESVGMKNFKKRKAGLLSGGQQQRVAIARALAKNPSIIIADEPTGNLDSKNTVEVMNIIKKISKTKLVILVTHERDIAEFYADRVIELYDGKVVNDRTNEATGSLDLKHESDIYLKDLNKVEVQQDEIDYKFYSDQPSEKFKVRLVYKNGTLYIDLGDNNYKNVKILDGNTTVKLIDEHYKAVSKETVNDLGNYDFESIIDETKRNKRQPIITVKHAVKLAFNKILNQTKKRRMLFVGFALAGFLLTIASGLVTRLNTEMINPYQSYPENYVEVQNINTWDKYKKLLDDPYTIHVRSAYYSVPLKFEFLEVYQLGDFQRDMFLSIEYANTVSNKDIVYGRNIESPNEVLMDVVLFEGYYTSVTQVTRSFGINDYKEVLNKTLLVNGKPFEIVGFTNRGFEVLIIQEEAFLRARSDLGPTATIEELQKDFYDTSDMRFSNIIVYSSNPEKSVESLNETESTFNAYYLFPENQKEYEESMRMTTIIFTVFIGVIVGITWISLFFVMRGSLLERVSEISVYRALGVRRIDILKSYVIEILIITSVSFAIGYVFGFYYFTNMNKALINGDIIKFTPITVILSLVVIYGGNQLIGLLPVFGLLRKTPAQIMSSYDA